The Magnolia sinica isolate HGM2019 chromosome 10, MsV1, whole genome shotgun sequence genome includes a window with the following:
- the LOC131217552 gene encoding ubiquitin-like-specific protease ESD4 translates to MDSHRELIEAEDNELRVVRASSDSPLWLISICDLKSWVDFDAIDIYLRCLSVLQEKRPRRSQDCAFIPSIFTQIMEVHLSDLLTYGAGNHKDRQDIIKNAKLNEMLIELIEGRDRSKPLWKYKVLYIPLSARGQHWFLAVVNTKKKDVSVGSKNWEKAWNSKTVSDRPGQDNSDDCGVFMLKYIDFLSNMRKIDFTKEDIPKFRKTIAHDYL, encoded by the exons ATGGATTCTCACCGAGAGCTAATTGAAGCCGAAGACAATGAGTTGAGAGTTGTCAGAGCATCATCGGATTCACCTCTTTGGCTGATTAGCATCTGTGACCTAAAATCATGGGTCGACTTCGAC GCCATCGATATATACCTACGCTGCCTATCAGTGCTTCAGGAAAAAAGACCACGACGTAGTCAGGACTGCGCATTCATCCCATCGATATTTACG CAAATCATGGAAGTCCATCTCAGCGATTTGCTAACTTATGGAGCTGGCAACCATAAGGATCGACAAGACATCATCAAGAATGCCAAATTGAATGAAATGCTTATAGAGTTAATCGAGGGCCGAGATAGATCGAAGCCTCTATGGAAGTATAAAGTG CTATACATCCCACTCAGCGCGAGGGGCCAGCACTGGTTCCTGGCCGTTGTTAATACCAAGAAGAAAGATGTCAGTGT TGGATCTAAAAACTGGGAGAAGGCATGGAATTCGAAGACAGTCAGTGACAGACCGGGGCAAGACAACTCGGATGATTGTGGCGTATTCATGCTGAAATATATAGACTTCTTGAGCAACATGCGCAAAATTGACTTCACGAAg GAGGACATTCCTAAGTTTCGAAAGACAATTGCACACGACTATCTGTAG